Sequence from the Nocardiopsis sp. YSL2 genome:
GTCCGCTCCTTCGCCCAGGAGCTGGCGGCGGGCGTGCGCCGCTGACCGCAGGGCGCTTCACGGTGGGCCGTTCCCGACAGGGGCGGCCCACCGTTCGTCGTGTGGGGGCCGCGACTCCGGCCCGGAGCTCCGGCAAGAGGGCGGTTAAGAAGGTGAGAATCCCGTGAGATCCTTCCCCGCCGGGTCCGAATCGGCTGCCGTCCGGGGTGCATGGATGGTGGGATGGACACAGCGCGCGGTGTGGAGCCTTCGGACGCGTCGTGGGCCCGCCACCCGAGTGCCACCGGCGTGTCATGACGAGTAGTATCGACATCACTACCCTGAGCGAGGCCGTCGGCATGCTCAGCGTCGCCCCCGAACCGACCCACTCCGCGAAGGCTCCACGATGGACACCGCAGACGACACCACCGCACCCCCCGCAGCCCCCGCGCCCGCCGCACGCTGGGCGGCGGCCCAGCCCTGGATCACGCTCGCCTGCCGTCTCGCGCTCGCCGGGGTGCTGTTCTACGCGGCCGTCTCCAAGTACCCGCCAGCCCTGTCGATCCAGGCGGTGGAGGCCTACGACCTCTTCCCGGTCGAGATCGCCGAACTCATCGGCTACACGCTCCCGCTCTTCGAGATCGCCCTGGCCGTCCTGCTCCTGGTCGGCCTGGCCACCCGCTACACCGGGGCCGTCAGCGCCCTGCTCATGATCGCGTTCATCGCCGGTATCGCCTCGGCCATGGCCCGCGGCCTGAACATCGACTGCGGCTGCTTCGGCGGCGGGGGCCAGGTCGACCCCGGCGAGACCACCTACGGGCTGTCCATCGCCCGCGACATCGGCTTCGCCGCTCTGGGCGCCGTCATCGCGATCTGGCCCCGCTCACCCTTCGCCGTCGACCGCGCTCTCGGCCTGTTCCGCTGACGCGCCCCGACCACGGCGACCGACCGATACCGCACGTCCAGAAACAGAGGAAAGCATGGGGAGTGAAGCGCGCAGGCTCTCGCGCGAACGGCTCAAGGAGCAGAGGGCGAAGGAGAAGCGCGCCGCACAGCGCAACAAGACCCTCCTCGTCGTCGGCGGGGCCATCGCCGTCGTGGTGCTCATCGTCGGCGTCGGATACGCCGTCCTGACCGCCGACCGGCGCGACAGCGGCTTCGACGGAGCCCTGGCGCCGCAGGTCCTGCAGGAGGACGGCAGCGTCGTCATGGCCCAGGAGGGCGCCGAGGCCCCGGTGGTGGAGGTCTACGCCGACTTCCAGTGCCCCGCCTGCCGCCAGTTCGAGCTGCTCAACGGCGACACCCTCAAGCGGAGCGCCGCGGAGGGCGAGGCCATCGTCCACCTGCGCCCGGTCAGCATCTTCGCTCAGCAGCCGGCGCCCATCAGCACCAACTCCCTGCGGGGCGGGGCCGCCGCCCGCGCGGCCGCCGACGCCGGGGTGTTCGTCCAGTACAACGACCTGCTGTTCGAACACCAGCCCGCCGAGGGCCAGGAGGGCTTCTCCGTGCCGGAGCTCCAGGAGTGGTTCCTCGAGGCCGGGGGCACCGAGGAGGAGGCCGAGGCCTTCGACGCCCGCGTCGAGGAGGAGGCCGGGGTCGTCGACCAGTTCACCCAGGACTACCTGCCCGCCCTCACCGAGTCCGCCATCGAGGAGATCGGCGAGGACACCCTGGGGACCATGGTCCTGACCGACCTCATCTCCTGGGGCGCCGACCACGGGCACGACCCCTCGTTCCTGGAGGGCACCTACACGGGCGAGATCATCGATGCCACGGGAACGATCTACACTCGCTACAGCGGAGACAACACGTTCCGCGGCACACCCGCCGTCTACATCAATGGTGAGCTGCTCTCCAACGACACCGCCATGACGGTCCGGGGCCTCAGCCAGGCGATCGCCGAGGCGGACGCCGGCGAGGTCCAGACCGAGCCGATGGGCGACGGGGGTGAAGCGGAATCATCCCAGTAGCCACCCCCGCACGCGGGGCGAACCCGAGAGCAGAGCAGTGACTTTGTCGTCGACAGCTTCCGAGGGCGCGGCCGAGTACGGCCGCGCCCTCGCGGCCATTCCCAGCCCGGAGATCAACTCCATCCCCCTCGGACCCCTGGAGATCCACTTCTACGCCCTGTGCATCCTCGCGGGGGTCATCGTCGCGGTGTTCTGGAGCGAACGCCGCTGGACCCGGATGGGCGGTGAGAGCGGCACCATCATGGACATGGCCGTGTGGGCCGTGATCCTCGGCCTGATCGGCGGCCGCCTCTACCACGTCGTCAGTGACGCCCAGCTCTACTTCGGGCCCGGACGCGAACCCATCCGCGCCCTCTACGTGTGGGAGGGCGGACTGGGCATCTGGGGCGCCATCCCACTGGGCGCCGTCGGCGTGTGGCTCGTCGCGAGGAAGCGCGGCCTGTCCATGTCCAAGCTCTCCTTCGCGATCGCGCCCACCATCCCCCTGGCCCAGGGCATCGGCCGCTGGGGCAACTACTTCAACCAGGAGCTGTTCGGCGCCCCCACCGACCTGCCCTGGGCCCTGCGCATCAACCCCTTCCCCGAGGGCGGCCTGCGCCAGGGCATGATCCCCGGCGAGACCCTCTACCACCCCACCTTCCTGTACGAGTTCCTGTGGTGCCTGGGCCTGAGCGCCCTGCTGGCCTTCCTCGGCCGCCGCTACGAGAACCAGCTCGCCGGCGGCCGGCTGTTCGCCGTCTACGTCATGGGCTACTGTGTGGGCCGGTTCTGGATCGAGTACCTGCGGATCGACCCGGCCAACGACTTCTTCGGCATGCGCCTGAACAACTGGACCTCCATCGTGGTCTTCCTCGGCGCACTGGCCTACTTCGTGTGGGCCGGCCGCCGACTGGACCAGTTCTCGTCCGCGGTCGTCCCGCGCGGGCACGACGCCGGAACCCAGGTGTTCGGCGCCACACCCGAGAGTGATGTCGCCGACGACAGCACCGTCTACAGCGCCGTGGACACCGAGGATTCCGACATCGGAACGCAGAACGGCAGCTCAGAGGGCGCGGGGACGGAATACCACCCGAGCCCTGAACGATCTAGTACCGAGAGCTCCACCGAGAGCGCATCCGAGGACACGGGCACTGACTCCGGGACCAAGCCCGAGTAGCGCAGGGGAAACACCTGGACCTGCGGCCGTGTCCGGCCACACCCAGCGGTGCTCCCCGCACCTTCGAGCAGACCACGGGTTGACGATTGAGAAAGACCGTGAGCAGAGCTGAGTCCCGGTCCGGGCGCAGAGGTCGGCGCGGCGGCACACGCCGCGCCGGCCAGGCCTACGACCGCCCCGACGACCTCGGGCCCGACACGGGCACCGACGGCTACGACCCCGAGGAGGACTTCTCCGCGGAGTACGGCCACACCCACACCCGTGCCGACGAGTACGAGCGCTACGACGACGGGTACGACGACCAGGCCGAAGACGAGGCCTACGACGACGGCCCCGGCGACGGGCCCCGGCGCAGGGGCTCGCGGCGCGCCTCCCGGCGGCGCCGAGGCGGCTCACGCGCGCAGTCGGCCGCGGGACGCGGCGGCGTGGACAAGGTCTCCGCCTTCTCCGCCTCCGCCATCAAGAAGGTCTCCGTCCTGGGCGACCGGCCCAACCAGATCGTGTACACGCTGGCCGAGCAGAGCAAGCGCAAGCGCGGCACCGCCGCCCTGGGCGTGCTGCTGGGAGCCTTCGGTATCGCCCTGGTGGCGCTGCTCGGACTCCTGGCCTTCCAGCTGGCGACCACCTCCGACGGCGTGATCGATGGCGGGGACCAGGCCGTCGTGCTCCCGCCCGACGGGCACGGAACCCTCACTCCGGAGCTGTACCTGTCCGAGGACAACCGCGAGGACGTCTTCGGGGCCATCAACGAGCGCCCCGAGGGGCACGAGCCGATGACCGACGAGGCCGTGTTCGGACCGGTCGAGGAGATCGAGCTGGACGGCCTGTCCCTCGAGCTCCGGGACAGCTCCGTGACCGACTCCTGCACCTCCATGGTGTGGGGCGATGATCTCGGCCAGAGCCTGGTCGACGCCAACTGCGTCAACGGCGCGACCGGCGTCTACACCGACTCCGACGAGGAGTACGTCGCCCAGGTCTCGCTGTTCGACCTGGCCAACAGTGAGGCGGCCACGGACGTGGCCACCGTCCTGGACCCGACCAACCCCGAGCACAGCGCCGGATTCGTGCTCTCGCAGACCGGTGACGGCCAGGGCCTCGAAGAGGGCTACAGCCAGGCCAGCACCCAGGTCATGGGCCACTACCTGGCCGTGTTCTGGGTGGCGCGCACCGACGGCTCCGACCCCGGTGACGAATCCGACATGGCCACGCTGAGCGTCGCGTCCATGAACGCCGTGCGCTACGTCTACGACGAGGTCGTGGAGGTCGGCCGGGCCAAGGACTAGCCCACCCGTCGCCCGCCACCGCCCTCAACGGAGAGCCTTCGGCTCCGGTTCGCCCACCCGTCGCCCACCACCGCCCACGCGGCGCTTCGCGAAGGGGTGGGCTACCGCCCTCAACGGAGAGCCTTCGGCTCCGGTTCGCCCACGCGCCGCCCGCCACCGCCCACCCGGGCGTGGCGGGCGGCGTGCTTCCACCCCCGGCGAAGGGGCTTGGCCCCAGCCCTGTCGGGGCTCCTCGGGCGCCCCGATAGGATCTCGGACAGATCGACCCGCCCGCCAGGGTCGTGCGGAGGCCGGGCAGACCCGCCTCCCGCCCGAGCGAACACGGGCCGGTCCGCGATCACGCGGAGCGGCCCGCCCCGAGGAAAGGTCCATGGTGTCCCCTTCCGAACCGCCGGCGTCCGGCTCCGTGGGACGTCGCAGGAGAAGCAGCGAGCCCGGCGACGTGCCGGCCGGCCGGCCGCGCCGGGGCCAAGCGGATGCGTCGGCCGCGGCCGAGGACGACGGCCAGTCCCGGCGGACGGGAGGACGCCGCCGTGCCGGAGGCCGCCGGAAGAAGGAGGCGCGGCGCGGCCGCCCCCTGCTCTTCGCCCTCGCGGGCGTGCTGGTCGTCGCCCTCATCGGTGTCGGAGTCGTCTTCTACCTGCGATCCGGCTCCGAGGAGGGCGGATCCTCGCCCGTCCGAACACGGCCCGCCGCCTACCAGGTCGTCGACAGCGGCAACATGAACACCGTCCTGGCCACCCGTGAGGCCGACTCACGGGTGCTCAACGAGGGCGAGCTGTTCGAGCGCCGCAACACCGAGATCTCCAGCCAGAGCCTCGAGTTCGCGCTGCGCGACTCCGACCTGACCGAGGACTGCTCGCAGGCCGTGTGGGGCCAGGACGCCCGGGACGCCCTCGCCGCGGCCGACTGCGTCCAGGCGGGCCGCGCCACCTACGTCTCCGACACCTACTTCGGCGTGGCCGCCGTGTTCAACCTCGGCGACGTCGAGGGGAGCCGCGCCGTCGCCGCCGCGATGGCCGAACCCGAGGACGCCGCCGGAGGCGAGGGGGAGGACGCCGAGGCGGCGCCCGAGACCGGATTCGTCGTCCCGCCCTCGGGCGAGGAGCCCTTCAACCGGCTCGGTGAGGGCTACAGCGCCGCCGACGCCATCATCAGCGGCCACTACCTCGTCGTCGTGTGGGTGCAGCCGACCGGTTCGGAGTCGGTCGAGGACCGGGTCAGCCTGTCCAGCCCGCTGGTCGCGCTCGCCAACTTCCGCGACCCGCTCTACCGGCGCATGGTGGACCTGCGCGGGGACGAGTCGGCGGAAGGCACCGACGGCACGACCGAGGGCGCCGTCCCCGACGGCACGGGGACCACGGAGGGGACGACCGGGGGCACGGTTCCCGAGGGCACGACGGACGGCACCGGCACCGGAACTGGCACGACGGACGGCACGGGCACGACCGAGGGCACCGTCCCCGACGGCACCGGTACGACCGGTACCGAGTAGCACCGCGACGCCCCTCCGGCCGCCGACCCGCACGGGTCGGCGGCCGGCCGCGTGTGCGGCCCGTGAACCCGGACCGAGGTCCGGGTCGGTCCGGGTTCGCAGGAACGCCGGCTACACGTCTCCGATCCGCGCCAGCAGGTCCTCGGCGACCCCGCGCAGCTCGGCGAACCGGTGCTCGGGCAGGTCGAGCAGACTGTGCCCCGCCAGCCACCCCGGCGCCGACGCCACCGCGTGCCGCGCCGTGCGCTTGTTGACGGGCCGCGCCAGCCGCGCCGACACCTCGATCAGGCCGCCGCGCAACGTGGACGTCAGCGTTCCGTGCGCCCGCTCCTGCACGTGCGCCAGCAGTCGGTCGGCCGCCGCCTCGGCGTCGTTCTCCGGACGCCGCATGAGCCGCACCGCGGTCAGGTCGGACCGGCCGAAGCCGCGCAGGAACCGCACCCGGAAGCGCGGCTCCAGCATCGCGCGCAGAGCCCGCTGGCCCGCCTCGTCGCGAACGCACGCCGCGGAGGAGGGCACCAGCACGTACACGGCGTCGGTGGTCGAGGCCAGCGCCGCGCGCGCCGCCAGGCGCTCCCACCCCCCGGTGAGATTGACCACCGCGTACCCCGCCGCCGGGGCGGGGGAATCCATCCACGTCGAGAGCCGGACCCGGCCTCCCCGCGTCACCTCGGCGGGCCACTCGCCCACCAGCGTCGGATCACCCGGGTCGGCGGGACCCACCAGGTCCTCGGCCGCCCTGGCGGTCACGCTCAGCGCCGTCTCGGAGTCCAGTCCGCCCTTGGCCTCCTTGGCGTTGGCGCCCTGGCTGTACACGCGCGCGACCTCGTCCGTGCCGCCGGGGGGTGTGCGCGAGAGCGGGCGCAGGACGTACAGGTCCGAGGCGGCCCCGATCGACTCGGCCGCCTGGTAGCGGTTGAAGTCCGGCCACAGCGACTCCACCAGCAGGTCCATGCGCAGCAGCCGGGCCTGCGTGGTCGCGGCCAGGCGGGGCGTGGCCTCGCTCGCTCCGTAGGCCAGCAGGATCCGTCCCCTGCGGGGGTCGGTCATGCCCTCCATGCCCCGCCGCACGAACAGCTCCACCCCGTCGGGGGTGTAGGGCGGGTCGGTGAACACCAGGTCGGCGCCGCCCCGGACCGTCGAGGGCAGCCCCAGCCGCAGGTCGGCGGCGTGCGTGCGCACCGACAGCCCCAGCGAGTCCGCCAACGCGTCGATGTGGGCCAGGACGCGCTCGTCGACGTCCACGACCTCCGCGCGTGTGCTGGGGGAGACCAGGGCCAGGGCCACCGAGGTGAGGTCGTGGTCGCCCACACACAGCACCGTGCGGTCGGACAGGTCGAAGCGGGTGGTCAGGAACAGGGCGCGGCGCAGCGCCGTCTCGGCTGTCGCGGTGACGTGGTCCAGGTCCAGGTCCGACTCGGGGCCCTCGGCGACGGCCCGCGCCAGCTCGGCCGCGCCGCGGGCGTGCCGCGCCAGCAGATGCGCCACCGGGTCGGCCAGCTCGTCCGTGGAGGCGCCGGAGTAGTCGGCGGGCCGGGCCAGCCGGACGCGGCCCCGCCCCTCACCGGCCTCGGCGACCAGCTCACCGGCCTCGTCCAGCCCGCGCAGCAGCCCCGCCACGACCGAGTGGGCGACAGCGCTGGCGCGCACGAGGTCGTTGGAGCTCCACCAGCGCCCGTCGGACAGCAGGGCCAGCACCCGGCGCGGGCGCGGGGCGTCCACGCCGTAGGCGTGCAGCAGCCGGTAGGCCGCCTCGGGAAGCGGAGGTGCCACCGCGCCCGTCGGAAGGTCGTCGGGGCGCGCGGCGCCGGAGTCGTCGGCGCCGGGGGAAGTCGCATGTCCTGCCATGCGACGATCGTCCCACGTTCGCGCCGGTCCGCCGCCGCGCTGGTCAGACGGCCGGCGAACGATGAGGGAGATATCACCCCCACACAGTCTTCGTCCCCACTTGGGTGTGGCGTTAACAGCGGGGTAATGTGTGAACGCGGTCCACGCCGTCCGCGTGCCCAGGATGAGGCCACCGTCCCCGGTCGGTGTCTTTATCCACTTTGGGAGGTTTACCGGGGTTCCCTCGTGGAAAAACCGGCAAAGCCAGCTCTCATCGGACACACCAGTTCCGAGAGAGACCGTGTCACCTCCAGGAGGCGGCACACCGCGCGACCAACGACGTAGCGCGGCCGCACCTGGTCTAGACCTGCGATTCGCATCGCGGCTTGACCGGCATGTATAAGAGAACCTGCCCGAACGAAGGCGACCCAGCCGACACCGGCGCCACGAGGACGTGGACGCAACGCAGGTGACGGACAGGCGCCCACCCGATGGGCCACCGCCCCTCACGGGCGACACAACTCGATCACGCAGCAGGGCCAATGTCGTCCCGGATGCGCTTTTCACGAAGCCGACGAAAGACGACAGGAGGGTAGATGCCTGCTGCTCAGGTGCGGCGTTCGTCCGTCCGAACGAACGCGGAAACCACTTCCCAGGGCCTGTACGACCCCGCCTTTGAGCACGACGCCTGCGGTGTGGGCTTCGTAGCCGACCTCACTGGACGTCGTAGCCACGACATCGTCGAGAAGGCGCTCACGGTCCTCCGCAACCTCGACCACCGCGGAGCCGCCGGAGCCGACCCCGACGACGGCGACGGCGCGGGCATCCTCACGCAGATCCCGCACGAGCTCTACACCGAGGTCTGCGACTTCGCGCTCCCCGAGGCCGGCGCCTACGCCACCGGGATCGCCTTCCTGCCCTCCGACGCCGCCGAGCGCACCGCCGCCGTGGAAGCCATCGACGCCATCGTCGCCGACGAGGGCCTGACCGTCCTCGGCTGGCGCGAACTACCCTTCGAGCCCCAGTACAGCGGCCCCGCCGCCCGGCAGGCCATGCCCTACTTCGGCCAGCTCTTCATCACCGGCACCGAGGGCACCGCCACCGAAGGCCTCACCGGCATCGCCCTGGAGCGCTACGCCTACTGCGTCCGCAAGCGCGCCGAGCACGAGACCGACGTCTACTTCCCGAGCCTGTCCCCGCGCACCATCGCCTACAAGGGCATGCTCACCACCCCGCAGCTGGAGCCGTTCTTCCCCGACCTGTCCGACCGGCGCTACGCCTCCGGTCTGGCCCTGGTCCACTCCCGGTTCTCCACCAACACGTTCCCGTCCTGGCCCCTGGCCCACCCGTTCCGCTACGTCGCGCACAACGGTGAGATCAACACGGTCAAGGGCAACCGGAACATGATGCGGGCCCGCGAGGCCAAGCTCGCCACCGACCTCATCCCCGGCGACCTCGACCGGATCTTCCCGATCGTCGACCCCGACGACTCCGACACCGCGTCCTTCGACGACGCCCTGGAGCTCCTGCACCTGGGCGGACGCTCCCTGCCGCACGCGGTGCTCATGATGATCCCCGAGCCGTGGGAGAACCACACCGAGATGGACCCGGCCGTCCGGGCCTTCTACGAGTTCCACTCCACCCTCATGGAGCCCTGGGACGGACCCGCCTCGGTGTCCTTCACCGACGGCACCCTCGTCGGCGCCGTCCTGGACCGCAACGGCCTGCGCCCCGGGCGCTACTGGGTCACCGAGGACGGCCTCGTCGTCCTGGCCAGCGAAGCCGGTGTCCTGGACATCGACCCCGCCGCCATCGTGCGCAAGGGACGCCTCCAGCCCGGCCGCATCTTCGTCGTCGACACCGCCCAGGGGCGGATCATCGAGGACGAGGAGCTCAAGGCCGAACTCGCCGCCGAACACCCCTACCAGGAGTGGATCGACTCCGGCCTGGTCCGCCTCGGCGACCTGCCGGACGCCCAGCCCGCCCCGGTGAGCGACCTCAACCTCTCCCAGCAGGTGTTCGGCTACACCGAGGAGGAACTGCGGATCCTGCTCACCCCGATGGCCCGCACCGGCGCCGAACCCATCGGTTCCATGGGCACCGACACCCCGGTCGCGGCGCTCTCCGACCGCTCGCGCCAGCTCTTCGACTACTTCTCGCAGAACTTCGCGCAGGTCACCAACCCGCCGCTGGACGCCATCCGCGAGGAGATGGTCACCAGCCTGTCCACCCTGCTCGGCGCCGAGGGCAACCTCCTCAAGGCCGAAGCCGGAGACACCCGGCGCCTCGTGCTGCCCACCCCGGTCGTCGACCAGGCCGAACTCGCCGCCATCGTCGCCGCGGGCCGCACCACCCCGGCGCTGAAGACCTTCACCGTCGACGGCACCTACCCCGTCGACGGCGGCGGCGACGCGCTCTCCGCCCGCCTGGACGAACTCAACGACGAGGTGTCGGCCGCCATCGCCGACGGCGCCCGCATCCTCGTGCTCAGCGACCGCGGGGCCGACGCCGCGCGCGCACCCATCCCGTCGCTGCTGCTCACCGGATCCATCCACCACCACCTGGTACGCGAGAAGACCCGCACCGAGGTCGGCCTCCTCGTCGAGGCCGCCGACGTACGCGAGTGCCACCACGTCGCCCTCCTGATCGGCTACGGCGCCTCCGCGGTCAACCCGTACCTGGCCCTGGCCACCGTCCGCGACCTGGTCGAGCGCGGCACCATCGGCGGCATCGACGCCGACACCGCCGTCCGCAACACCGTCAAGGCCTACGGCAAGAGCGTCCTGAAGATCATGTCGAAGATCGGCGTGTCCACGGTCAGCTCCTACACCGGAGCCCAGATCTTCGAGGCCCTCGGACTGGGCCAGGAGGTCATCGACCGCTGCTTCACCGGCACCACCTCCCGCCTGGGCGGCGTCGGCTTCGACGTCCTCGCCGAAGAGGTCGCCATCCGCCACCGCCGCGCCCACACCGCCAACGCCAACGCGCACCGGCGCCTGGAGGTCGGCGGCGAGTACCAGTGGCGCCGCGAGGGCGAACCGCACCTGTTCAGCCCCGAGACGGTCTTCAAGCTCCAGCACTCCACCCGCACCCGCGCCTACGAGATCTTCAAGGAGTACACCTCCAAGGTCGACGACCAGGCCGAGAAGCTCATGACCCTGCGCGGACTCTTCCGCCTCAAGGAGGGCGTGCGCGAACCGATCCCCGTCGACGAGGTCGAACCCGTCTCCGAGATCGTCAAGCGCTTCTCCACCGGCGCCATGTCCTACGGCTCCATCTCCGCCGAGGCACACGAGACCCTCGCCATCGCGATGAACCGCCTCGGCGGCAAGTCCAACACCGGCGAGGGCGGCGAGGACCCGGCCCGCTTCACCCCGGACGCCAACGGCGACCTGCGCCGCAGCGCCATCAAGCAGGTCGCCTCCGGCCGCTTCGGCGTCACCTCGCACTACCTCAGCAACGCCGACGACATCCAGATCAAGATGGCCCAGGGCGCCAAGCCCGGCGAGGGCGGCCAGCTGCCCGGCCACAAGGTCTACCCGTGGGTCGCCCAGACCCGCCACTCCACCCCCGGCGTCGGGCTCATCTCCCCGCCGCCGCACCACGACATCTACTCCATCGAGGACCTCGCCCAGCTCATCCACGACCTCAAGAACGCGAATCCGTCCGCACGGATCCACGTCAAGCTGGTCTCCGAAGCGGGCGTGGGCACCGTCGCCGCCGGCGTGTCCAAGGCCCACGCCGACGTCGTCCTCATCTCCGGCCACGACGGCGGCACCGGCGCCTCGCCGCTCAACTCGCTCAAGCACGCGGGCACCCCCTGGGAACTCGGCCTCGCCGAAACCCAGCAGACCCTGCTGCTCAACGGCCTGCGCGACCGCATCGTCGTCCAGACCGACGGCCAGATGAAGACCGGCCGCGACGTCGTCATCGCCGCCCTCCTGGGCGCCGAGGAGTTCGGTTTCGCCACCGCGCCCCTCGTCGTCTCCGGCTGCGTCATGATGCGCGTGTGCCACCTGGACACCTGCCCGGTCGGCGTCGCCACCCAGAACCCGACCCTGCGCGAGAGGTTCTCCGGCAAGGCCGAGTACGTCGTGAACTTCTTCGAGTTCATCGCCCAGGAGGTCCGCGAGTACCTCGCCCAGCTCGGCTTCCGCAGCATCGACGAGGCCATCGGCGCCGTCGACCTGCTCGACACCACCGACGCCGTCCAGCACTGGAAGGCCCAGGGCCTGGACCTGAGCCCGATCCTGCACGAGGTCGAGCCCTGGGGCGGCGACCACCGCGCCCACGTGCGGTCGCAGGACCACGGCCTGGAGAAGGCCCTGGACAACACCCTCATCCAGCTCAGCGAGGGTGCCCTGGACTTCGGCCAGCCCGTCAGGCTCGAACTGCCCGTCCGCAACGTCAACCGCACGGTCGGCACCATGCTCGGCCACGAGGTCACCAAGCGCTACGGCGCCGACGGCCTGCCCGACGACACCATCGACGTGAGCTTCACCGGCTCCGCCGGACAGTCCTTCGGAGCGTTCGTCCCCAAGGGTGTCACCCTCCGGCTCACCGGCGACGCCAACGACTACGTCGGCAAGGGCCTCTCCGGCGGCCGCCTCGTCGTACGGCCCCACGCCGACTCGCGACTGGTCGCCGAGGACCACATCATCGCCGGCAACGTCATCGGCTACGGCGCCACCTCCGGAGAGATCTACCTCCGCGGCATCGTCGGCGAACGCTTCTGCGTCCGCAACTCCGGTGCGCTCGCCGTCGTCGAGGGCATCGGCGACCACGGCTGCGAGTACATGACCGGCGGCCGCGCCGTCATCCTCGGCAGCACCGGACGCAACTTCGCGGCCGGCATGTCCGGCGGTGTCGCCTACGTCCTGGACCTGGACACCCACCGCGTCAACGGCGAGATGGTCGAGATCGAGGCCCTCACCGACGAGGACCGGGCGTTCCTCACCGACGTCCTGAACCGCCACCACGCCGAGACCGGCTCCGACGTCGCCAAGCGCCTC
This genomic interval carries:
- the gltB gene encoding glutamate synthase large subunit, encoding MPAAQVRRSSVRTNAETTSQGLYDPAFEHDACGVGFVADLTGRRSHDIVEKALTVLRNLDHRGAAGADPDDGDGAGILTQIPHELYTEVCDFALPEAGAYATGIAFLPSDAAERTAAVEAIDAIVADEGLTVLGWRELPFEPQYSGPAARQAMPYFGQLFITGTEGTATEGLTGIALERYAYCVRKRAEHETDVYFPSLSPRTIAYKGMLTTPQLEPFFPDLSDRRYASGLALVHSRFSTNTFPSWPLAHPFRYVAHNGEINTVKGNRNMMRAREAKLATDLIPGDLDRIFPIVDPDDSDTASFDDALELLHLGGRSLPHAVLMMIPEPWENHTEMDPAVRAFYEFHSTLMEPWDGPASVSFTDGTLVGAVLDRNGLRPGRYWVTEDGLVVLASEAGVLDIDPAAIVRKGRLQPGRIFVVDTAQGRIIEDEELKAELAAEHPYQEWIDSGLVRLGDLPDAQPAPVSDLNLSQQVFGYTEEELRILLTPMARTGAEPIGSMGTDTPVAALSDRSRQLFDYFSQNFAQVTNPPLDAIREEMVTSLSTLLGAEGNLLKAEAGDTRRLVLPTPVVDQAELAAIVAAGRTTPALKTFTVDGTYPVDGGGDALSARLDELNDEVSAAIADGARILVLSDRGADAARAPIPSLLLTGSIHHHLVREKTRTEVGLLVEAADVRECHHVALLIGYGASAVNPYLALATVRDLVERGTIGGIDADTAVRNTVKAYGKSVLKIMSKIGVSTVSSYTGAQIFEALGLGQEVIDRCFTGTTSRLGGVGFDVLAEEVAIRHRRAHTANANAHRRLEVGGEYQWRREGEPHLFSPETVFKLQHSTRTRAYEIFKEYTSKVDDQAEKLMTLRGLFRLKEGVREPIPVDEVEPVSEIVKRFSTGAMSYGSISAEAHETLAIAMNRLGGKSNTGEGGEDPARFTPDANGDLRRSAIKQVASGRFGVTSHYLSNADDIQIKMAQGAKPGEGGQLPGHKVYPWVAQTRHSTPGVGLISPPPHHDIYSIEDLAQLIHDLKNANPSARIHVKLVSEAGVGTVAAGVSKAHADVVLISGHDGGTGASPLNSLKHAGTPWELGLAETQQTLLLNGLRDRIVVQTDGQMKTGRDVVIAALLGAEEFGFATAPLVVSGCVMMRVCHLDTCPVGVATQNPTLRERFSGKAEYVVNFFEFIAQEVREYLAQLGFRSIDEAIGAVDLLDTTDAVQHWKAQGLDLSPILHEVEPWGGDHRAHVRSQDHGLEKALDNTLIQLSEGALDFGQPVRLELPVRNVNRTVGTMLGHEVTKRYGADGLPDDTIDVSFTGSAGQSFGAFVPKGVTLRLTGDANDYVGKGLSGGRLVVRPHADSRLVAEDHIIAGNVIGYGATSGEIYLRGIVGERFCVRNSGALAVVEGIGDHGCEYMTGGRAVILGSTGRNFAAGMSGGVAYVLDLDTHRVNGEMVEIEALTDEDRAFLTDVLNRHHAETGSDVAKRLLAAGDTGLDRISRVMPRDYKRVLLAQAEAEREGRDVNEAVMASAQS
- a CDS encoding thioredoxin domain-containing protein, which produces MGSEARRLSRERLKEQRAKEKRAAQRNKTLLVVGGAIAVVVLIVGVGYAVLTADRRDSGFDGALAPQVLQEDGSVVMAQEGAEAPVVEVYADFQCPACRQFELLNGDTLKRSAAEGEAIVHLRPVSIFAQQPAPISTNSLRGGAAARAAADAGVFVQYNDLLFEHQPAEGQEGFSVPELQEWFLEAGGTEEEAEAFDARVEEEAGVVDQFTQDYLPALTESAIEEIGEDTLGTMVLTDLISWGADHGHDPSFLEGTYTGEIIDATGTIYTRYSGDNTFRGTPAVYINGELLSNDTAMTVRGLSQAIAEADAGEVQTEPMGDGGEAESSQ
- a CDS encoding MauE/DoxX family redox-associated membrane protein: MDTADDTTAPPAAPAPAARWAAAQPWITLACRLALAGVLFYAAVSKYPPALSIQAVEAYDLFPVEIAELIGYTLPLFEIALAVLLLVGLATRYTGAVSALLMIAFIAGIASAMARGLNIDCGCFGGGGQVDPGETTYGLSIARDIGFAALGAVIAIWPRSPFAVDRALGLFR
- the lgt gene encoding prolipoprotein diacylglyceryl transferase → MSSTASEGAAEYGRALAAIPSPEINSIPLGPLEIHFYALCILAGVIVAVFWSERRWTRMGGESGTIMDMAVWAVILGLIGGRLYHVVSDAQLYFGPGREPIRALYVWEGGLGIWGAIPLGAVGVWLVARKRGLSMSKLSFAIAPTIPLAQGIGRWGNYFNQELFGAPTDLPWALRINPFPEGGLRQGMIPGETLYHPTFLYEFLWCLGLSALLAFLGRRYENQLAGGRLFAVYVMGYCVGRFWIEYLRIDPANDFFGMRLNNWTSIVVFLGALAYFVWAGRRLDQFSSAVVPRGHDAGTQVFGATPESDVADDSTVYSAVDTEDSDIGTQNGSSEGAGTEYHPSPERSSTESSTESASEDTGTDSGTKPE
- a CDS encoding bis-aminopropyl spermidine synthase family protein; protein product: MAGHATSPGADDSGAARPDDLPTGAVAPPLPEAAYRLLHAYGVDAPRPRRVLALLSDGRWWSSNDLVRASAVAHSVVAGLLRGLDEAGELVAEAGEGRGRVRLARPADYSGASTDELADPVAHLLARHARGAAELARAVAEGPESDLDLDHVTATAETALRRALFLTTRFDLSDRTVLCVGDHDLTSVALALVSPSTRAEVVDVDERVLAHIDALADSLGLSVRTHAADLRLGLPSTVRGGADLVFTDPPYTPDGVELFVRRGMEGMTDPRRGRILLAYGASEATPRLAATTQARLLRMDLLVESLWPDFNRYQAAESIGAASDLYVLRPLSRTPPGGTDEVARVYSQGANAKEAKGGLDSETALSVTARAAEDLVGPADPGDPTLVGEWPAEVTRGGRVRLSTWMDSPAPAAGYAVVNLTGGWERLAARAALASTTDAVYVLVPSSAACVRDEAGQRALRAMLEPRFRVRFLRGFGRSDLTAVRLMRRPENDAEAAADRLLAHVQERAHGTLTSTLRGGLIEVSARLARPVNKRTARHAVASAPGWLAGHSLLDLPEHRFAELRGVAEDLLARIGDV